A section of the Rhodobacter sp. genome encodes:
- the ubiG gene encoding bifunctional 2-polyprenyl-6-hydroxyphenol methylase/3-demethylubiquinol 3-O-methyltransferase UbiG codes for MTTTTIDPAEVAKFEAMAAEWWDPQGKFKPLHMLNPCRLDYVTRQIAAEFDRDLTAPQPFAGLRLLDIGCGGGLLSEPMARLGAQVVGADAAEGNLPVARVHAEQSGLTIDYRHTTAEALAAAGERFDVVLNMEVVEHVADPLAYLTACHDLLKPGGLMICSTLNRNPKSYAVAIFGAEVVMRWLPRGTHDWRKFITPDELDAMIRDAGLDPVDRTGMVFNPVLWRWSLSARDLSVNYVTASVRRG; via the coding sequence ATGACCACGACCACCATCGACCCCGCCGAAGTCGCCAAGTTCGAAGCGATGGCCGCAGAGTGGTGGGACCCGCAGGGAAAGTTCAAGCCCCTGCACATGCTGAATCCCTGCCGCCTGGACTATGTCACCCGCCAGATTGCCGCCGAATTTGACCGCGACCTGACCGCGCCGCAACCCTTCGCCGGGCTGCGCCTGCTGGATATCGGCTGCGGCGGCGGTCTGCTGTCGGAACCCATGGCGCGGCTGGGTGCCCAGGTTGTGGGCGCCGACGCGGCCGAGGGCAACCTGCCGGTGGCGCGCGTCCATGCCGAGCAGTCTGGCCTGACGATCGACTATCGCCACACCACAGCCGAGGCCCTGGCGGCGGCGGGCGAACGGTTCGACGTGGTGCTGAACATGGAGGTCGTCGAGCATGTCGCCGATCCACTGGCCTACCTGACCGCGTGTCACGACCTGTTGAAACCCGGCGGGCTGATGATCTGTTCGACCCTCAATCGCAATCCGAAAAGCTACGCGGTGGCGATCTTCGGGGCCGAGGTGGTGATGCGCTGGCTGCCCAGGGGCACGCACGACTGGCGCAAGTTCATCACCCCGGACGAACTGGATGCGATGATCCGCGATGCCGGGCTGGATCCGGTGGATCGCACGGGGATGGTGTTCAACCCCGTGCTGTGGCGCTGGTCACTGTCTGCCCGCGATCTCAGCGTGAACTACGTCACCGCGTCGGTTCGCCGCGGTTAG